Proteins encoded by one window of Arabidopsis thaliana chromosome 2, partial sequence:
- the EMB975 gene encoding Tetratricopeptide repeat (TPR)-like superfamily protein (EMBRYO DEFECTIVE 975 (EMB975); FUNCTIONS IN: molecular_function unknown; INVOLVED IN: biological_process unknown; LOCATED IN: chloroplast; EXPRESSED IN: 22 plant structures; EXPRESSED DURING: 13 growth stages; CONTAINS InterPro DOMAIN/s: Pentatricopeptide repeat (InterPro:IPR002885); BEST Arabidopsis thaliana protein match is: LATERAL ORGAN JUNCTION (TAIR:AT2G39230.1); Has 35333 Blast hits to 34131 proteins in 2444 species: Archae - 798; Bacteria - 22429; Metazoa - 974; Fungi - 991; Plants - 531; Viruses - 0; Other Eukaryotes - 9610 (source: NCBI BLink).) codes for MILHCPVSLSLSFHLNLRTSRIGNIGVTRVNASQRNHSKKLTKNLRNPRRTKLPPDFGVNLFLRKPKIEPLVIDDDDEQVQESVNDDDDAVVWEPEEIEAISSLFQKRIPQKPDKPSRVRPLPLPQPHKLRPLGLPTPKKNIIRSPALSSVSKQVYKDPSFLIGLAREIKSLPSSDADVSLVLNKWVSFLRKGSLSTTIRELGHMGLPERALQTYHWAEKHSHLVPDNRILASTIQVLAKHHELKLLKFDNSLASKNVIEAMIKGCIEGGWLNLARKLILISKSNNRILDSSVYVKMILEIAKNPDKYHLVVALLEELKKREDLKLSQQDCTSIMKICVKLGEFELVESLFDWFKASNREPSVVMYTTMIHSRYSEQKYREAMSVVWEMEESNCLLDLPAYRVVIKLFVALDDLGRAMRYYSKLKEAGFSPTYDIYRDMISVYTASGRLTKCKEICKEVEDAGLRLDKDTSFRLLQLEKQTMSLLH; via the coding sequence ATGATACTACACTGTCCTGTCTCTTTGTCACTTAGCTTTCACTTGAATCTTCGAACCAGTAGAATCGGAAACATAGGAGTAACAAGAGTCAACGCTAGTCAAAGGAATCACTCTAAGAAACTCACTAAGAATCTCCGTAATCCACGCCGTACCAAGCTTCCTCCTGATTTTGgtgttaatttgtttcttaggAAACCCAAAATTGAACCACTagtgattgatgatgatgatgagcaAGTTCAAGAATcagtgaatgatgatgatgatgctgttGTATGGGAACCAGAAGAAATCGAGGCTATTTCATCGCTGTTTCAGAAAAGGATACCTCAAAAACCCGATAAACCGAGTCGAGTTAGGCCTTTACCACTTCCTCAACCTCACAAGTTACGACCTTTAGGTCTTCCAACTCCAAAGAAGAACATTATCAGATCACCTGCATTGTCTTCTGTATCGAAGCAAGTGTATAAAGATCCAAGCTTTCTCATTGGTTTAGCTAGAGAGATCAAGAGCTTGCCTTCTTCTGATGCAGATGTCTCTCTTGTTCTCAATAAATGGGTTAGTTTCTTGCGTAAAGGGTCACTCTCTACGACTATTCGAGAATTGGGTCATATGGGTTTGCCTGAGAGAGCTTTACAGACGTATCATTGGGCTGAAAAGCATTCTCATTTAGTCCCTGATAACCGGATTCTTGCATCGACTATCCAGGTTTTGGCGAAGCACCATGAGCTGAAACTGCTTAAATTCGACAATAGTTTGGCTAGCAAGAATGTAATTGAAGCTATGATCAAGGGATGCATTGAAGGTGGATGGTTGAATCTAGCTCGGAAGCTTATACTGATCTCGAAGAGTAACAATCGAATACTTGACTCGAGTGTTTACGTGAAGATGATTCTGGAAATAGCTAAAAACCCTGACAAGTACCATCTTGTTGTTGCTCTTCTTGAGGAactgaaaaaaagagaagatttgaAATTGAGCCAGCAGGATTGCACAAGTATTATGAAGATCTGTGTGAAACTGGGAGAATTTGAGCTTGTTGAATCTCTCTTTGACTGGTTTAAAGCATCAAACAGAGAACCAAGCGTTGTAATGTACACTACGATGATACATAGCCGGTATTCGGAACAAAAATACCGGGAGGCAATGAGTGTGGTATGGGAGATGGAAGAATCAAattgtcttcttgatcttccAGCTTATAGAGTAGTCATTAAACTATTTGTAGCATTGGATGATTTGGGAAGAGCAATGAGGTATTACTCTAAACTCAAGGAAGCTGGATTCTCGCCAACGTATGATATTTATCGCGATATGATTAGCGTTTATACCGCTTCAGGGCGATTGACAAAGTGTAAAGAGATATGTAAGGAGGTTGAAGATGCTGGATTGAGGTTGGATAAAGATACTTCATTTAGGTTACTGCAGCTCGAGAAGCAAACAATGTCTCTTTTGCACTGA
- a CDS encoding uncharacterized protein (unknown protein; FUNCTIONS IN: molecular_function unknown; INVOLVED IN: biological_process unknown; LOCATED IN: chloroplast thylakoid membrane, chloroplast; EXPRESSED IN: 22 plant structures; EXPRESSED DURING: 13 growth stages; Has 11 Blast hits to 11 proteins in 5 species: Archae - 0; Bacteria - 0; Metazoa - 0; Fungi - 0; Plants - 11; Viruses - 0; Other Eukaryotes - 0 (source: NCBI BLink).), whose amino-acid sequence MVVVLGLQSLKWYTHGRIMETKKKRHLMRIVQATEREDSFQIDRDKAREALKQLDQQIESQADEKPRIINKTSSDVVRTNNDPIMFEEPPEISGSFLTSSAFVLLALTLFYNILFITVIKPSMDGPESVPEENSVAMSDSDIVKFPLSSLPENTFKQ is encoded by the coding sequence ATGGTGGTGGTGTTAGGCTTACAGTCTCTTAAATGGTACACACATGGAAGAATCAtggagacaaagaagaagagacattTGATGCGTATTGTCCAAGCCACTGAAAGAGAAGATTCATTCCAAATCGATAGAGATAAAGCTAGAGAAGCTCTGAAACAGCTTGATCAACAAATAGAATCTCAAGCTGATGAGAAACCAAGAATCATCAACAAGACATCATCAGATGTGGTCAGAACCAACAATGATCCAATCATGTTTGAAGAACCACCTGAGATCTCCGGATCGTTCCTCACAAGttcagcttttgttctctTAGCTCTTACCTTGTTCTACAACATTTTGTTCATTACAGTGATAAAACCATCCATGGATGGACCAGAATCAGTTCCAGAAGAAAACAGTGTTGCTATGTCTGATTCTGACATTGTTAAGTTTCCACTTTCATCTTTGCCTGAAAACACTTTCAAACAGTAG
- the PAP7 gene encoding purple acid phosphatase 7 (purple acid phosphatase 7 (PAP7); FUNCTIONS IN: protein serine/threonine phosphatase activity, acid phosphatase activity; LOCATED IN: endomembrane system; EXPRESSED IN: 7 plant structures; CONTAINS InterPro DOMAIN/s: Metallophosphoesterase (InterPro:IPR004843); BEST Arabidopsis thaliana protein match is: purple acid phosphatase 17 (TAIR:AT3G17790.1); Has 30201 Blast hits to 17322 proteins in 780 species: Archae - 12; Bacteria - 1396; Metazoa - 17338; Fungi - 3422; Plants - 5037; Viruses - 0; Other Eukaryotes - 2996 (source: NCBI BLink).): MKMHVCFSVILMFLSIFFINGALSKLERLKHPVKKKSDGSLSFLVIGDWGRKGGFNQSLVAHQMGVVGEKLDIDFVISVGDNFYDDGLKGVNDPSFEASFSHIYTHPSLQKQWYSVLGNHDYRGNVEAQLSKVLTQKDWRWFCRRSFVLSSGMVDFFFADTNPFVEKYFTEPEDHTYDWRNVLPRNKYISNLLHDLDLEIKKSRATWKFVVGHHGIKTAGNHGVTQELVDQLLPILEENKVDLYINGHDHCLQHIGSHGKTQFLTSGGGSKAWRGHVQPWDPKELKLYYDGQGFMSLHITHSKAKFIYYDVSGNVLHRSSLSKRSAHL, translated from the exons atgaagatgcaCGTATGTTTTAGTgtgattttgatgtttctaagcatcttcttcatcaatggTGCTTTGTCGAAGCTTGAAAGGTTGAAACATccggtgaagaagaaatctgATGGCTCTCTGAGTTTTCTTGTTATCGGAGATTGGGGACGCAAAGGTGGTTTTAATCAATCTCTCGTTGCACATCAG ATGGGAGTTGTGGGAGAGAAATTAGACATAGATTTTGTGATATCAGTAGGAGATAATTTCTACGACGACGGATTAAAAGGAGTCAATGATCCTTCCTTTGAAGCCTCTTTCTCTCATATCTACACTCATCCTAGTCTCCAAAAACAATGGTATTCAG TTTTGGGTAACCATGATTACAGAGGAAATGTTGAAGCACAACTAAGTAAAGTTCTCACCCAAAAAGATTGGAGATGGTTTTGTCGCAGATCTTTTGTCTTATCCTCAG GAATGGTGGATTTTTTCTTCGCGGACACAAATCCTTTTGTAGAAAAATACTTCACTGAACCAGAAGATCACACTTATGATTGGAGAAATGTCTTACCAAGAAATAAATACATCTCAAACCTCTTACAT GATTTAGATTTAGAGATTAAAAAGTCGCGTGCCACATGGAAATTTGTCGTGGGACATCACGGGATCAAAACCGCAGGTAATCACGGTGTGACTCAAGAGCTTGTAGATCAACTTCTTCCAATTCTAGAG GAGAATAAAGTGGACTTGTACATAAATGGACATGATCACTGCTTGCAACACATTGGTTCTCACGG TAAAACCCAATTTCTTACAAGTGGAGGAGGATCAAAGGCATGGAGAGGACATGTTCAGCCATGGGATCCAAAAGAACTCAAACTGTATTACGATGGACAAGGTTTCATGTCTCTTCACATCACTCACTCCAAAGCTAAATTCATCTACTATGATGTTTCCGGCAATGTTCTTCACCGATCCTCATTGTCCAAAAGATCTGCTCATCTTTAA
- the PAP8 gene encoding purple acid phosphatase 8 (purple acid phosphatase 8 (PAP8); FUNCTIONS IN: protein serine/threonine phosphatase activity, acid phosphatase activity; INVOLVED IN: dephosphorylation; LOCATED IN: endomembrane system; EXPRESSED IN: 22 plant structures; EXPRESSED DURING: 12 growth stages; CONTAINS InterPro DOMAIN/s: Metallophosphoesterase (InterPro:IPR004843); BEST Arabidopsis thaliana protein match is: purple acid phosphatase 3 (TAIR:AT1G14700.1); Has 35333 Blast hits to 34131 proteins in 2444 species: Archae - 798; Bacteria - 22429; Metazoa - 974; Fungi - 991; Plants - 531; Viruses - 0; Other Eukaryotes - 9610 (source: NCBI BLink).): MDSLRDVKPIKLIFSIFCLVIILSACNSTAELPRFVQPPEPDGSLSFLVVGDWGRRGSYNQSQVALQMGKIGKDLNIDFLISTGDNFYDDGIISPYDSQFQDSFTNIYTATSLQKPWYNVLGNHDYREIVDIFFVDTTPFVDRYFDEPKDHVYDWRGVLPRNKYLNSLLTDVDVALQESMAKWKIVVGHHTIKSAGHHGNTIELEKQLLPILEANEVDLYINGHDHCLEHISSINSGIQFMTSGGGSKAWKGDVNDWNPQEMRFYYDGQGFMSVYTSEAELRVVFYDGLGHVLHRWSTLKNGVYSDI; the protein is encoded by the exons ATGGATAGCTTGAGAGATGTTAAGCCTATCAAActcatattttctattttctgtCTAGTTATTATACTATCCGCCTGTAATTCAACGGCAGAGCTACCGCGGTTCGTCCAACCACCAGAACCCGATGGTTCACTCAGTTTTCTCGTTGTCGGCGACTGGGGAAGAAGAGGTTCTTATAATCAGTCCCAAGTAGCTCTTCAG ATGGGAAAAATAGGGAAGGACTTAAATATTGATTTCCTCATTTCGACTGGAGATAACTTTTATGATGATGGAATAATCAGTCCATATGATTCTCAATTTCAAGATTCGTTTACCAATATTTACACAGCAACTAGCTTACAAAAACCATGGTACAATG TATTAGGAAATCATGATTATAGAG agATTGTCGATATTTTCTTCGTGGATACAACACCGTTCGTAGATAGATATTTTGATGAACCAAAGGACCATGTATATGATTGGAGAGGCGTATTACCGAGAAATAAATACCTTAACAGTCTCTTAAcg GATGTGGATGTGGCATTGCAAGAATCAATGGCTAAATGGAAAATAGTGGTAGGCCATCACACGATCAAAAGTGCAGGTCACCACGGAAATACCATAGAGCTTGAGAAACAACTTTTACCTATCCTCGAG GCTAATGAAGTGGATCTCTATATAAACGGGCATGATCATTGCTTGGAGCACATAAGCAGCATCAACAG tGGAATACAATTTATGACAAGTGGAGGTGGCTCCAAGGCGTGGAAAGGAGATGTGAATGATTGGAACCCACAAGAGATGAGGTTTTACTATGATGGACAAGGATTCATGTCGGTTTACACATCCGAAGCTGAACTACGCGTCGTTTTCTATGATGGTCTTGGTCACGTTTTGCATCGATGGAGCACTCTTAAGAATGGGGTTTATTCCGATATCTAA
- the PAP8 gene encoding purple acid phosphatase 8: MGKIGKDLNIDFLISTGDNFYDDGIISPYDSQFQDSFTNIYTATSLQKPWYNVLGNHDYRGNVYAQLSPILRDLDCRWICLRSYVVNAEIVDIFFVDTTPFVDRYFDEPKDHVYDWRGVLPRNKYLNSLLTDVDVALQESMAKWKIVVGHHTIKSAGHHGNTIELEKQLLPILEANEVDLYINGHDHCLEHISSINSGIQFMTSGGGSKAWKGDVNDWNPQEMRFYYDGQGFMSVYTSEAELRVVFYDGLGHVLHRWSTLKNGVYSDI, from the exons ATGGGAAAAATAGGGAAGGACTTAAATATTGATTTCCTCATTTCGACTGGAGATAACTTTTATGATGATGGAATAATCAGTCCATATGATTCTCAATTTCAAGATTCGTTTACCAATATTTACACAGCAACTAGCTTACAAAAACCATGGTACAATG TATTAGGAAATCATGATTATAGAGGTAACGTCTATGCGCAACTCAGCCCCATACTCAGGGATTTGGACTGCCGTTGGATTTGTTTAAGATCTTATGTTGTTAACGCCG agATTGTCGATATTTTCTTCGTGGATACAACACCGTTCGTAGATAGATATTTTGATGAACCAAAGGACCATGTATATGATTGGAGAGGCGTATTACCGAGAAATAAATACCTTAACAGTCTCTTAAcg GATGTGGATGTGGCATTGCAAGAATCAATGGCTAAATGGAAAATAGTGGTAGGCCATCACACGATCAAAAGTGCAGGTCACCACGGAAATACCATAGAGCTTGAGAAACAACTTTTACCTATCCTCGAG GCTAATGAAGTGGATCTCTATATAAACGGGCATGATCATTGCTTGGAGCACATAAGCAGCATCAACAG tGGAATACAATTTATGACAAGTGGAGGTGGCTCCAAGGCGTGGAAAGGAGATGTGAATGATTGGAACCCACAAGAGATGAGGTTTTACTATGATGGACAAGGATTCATGTCGGTTTACACATCCGAAGCTGAACTACGCGTCGTTTTCTATGATGGTCTTGGTCACGTTTTGCATCGATGGAGCACTCTTAAGAATGGGGTTTATTCCGATATCTAA
- the PAP8 gene encoding purple acid phosphatase 8 (purple acid phosphatase 8 (PAP8); FUNCTIONS IN: protein serine/threonine phosphatase activity, acid phosphatase activity; INVOLVED IN: dephosphorylation; LOCATED IN: endomembrane system; EXPRESSED IN: 22 plant structures; EXPRESSED DURING: 12 growth stages; CONTAINS InterPro DOMAIN/s: Metallophosphoesterase (InterPro:IPR004843); BEST Arabidopsis thaliana protein match is: purple acid phosphatase 3 (TAIR:AT1G14700.1); Has 30201 Blast hits to 17322 proteins in 780 species: Archae - 12; Bacteria - 1396; Metazoa - 17338; Fungi - 3422; Plants - 5037; Viruses - 0; Other Eukaryotes - 2996 (source: NCBI BLink).), with product MDSLRDVKPIKLIFSIFCLVIILSACNSTAELPRFVQPPEPDGSLSFLVVGDWGRRGSYNQSQVALQMGKIGKDLNIDFLISTGDNFYDDGIISPYDSQFQDSFTNIYTATSLQKPWYNVLGNHDYRGNVYAQLSPILRDLDCRWICLRSYVVNAEIVDIFFVDTTPFVDRYFDEPKDHVYDWRGVLPRNKYLNSLLTDVDVALQESMAKWKIVVGHHTIKSAGHHGNTIELEKQLLPILEANEVDLYINGHDHCLEHISSINSGIQFMTSGGGSKAWKGDVNDWNPQEMRFYYDGQGFMSVYTSEAELRVVFYDGLGHVLHRWSTLKNGVYSDI from the exons ATGGATAGCTTGAGAGATGTTAAGCCTATCAAActcatattttctattttctgtCTAGTTATTATACTATCCGCCTGTAATTCAACGGCAGAGCTACCGCGGTTCGTCCAACCACCAGAACCCGATGGTTCACTCAGTTTTCTCGTTGTCGGCGACTGGGGAAGAAGAGGTTCTTATAATCAGTCCCAAGTAGCTCTTCAG ATGGGAAAAATAGGGAAGGACTTAAATATTGATTTCCTCATTTCGACTGGAGATAACTTTTATGATGATGGAATAATCAGTCCATATGATTCTCAATTTCAAGATTCGTTTACCAATATTTACACAGCAACTAGCTTACAAAAACCATGGTACAATG TATTAGGAAATCATGATTATAGAGGTAACGTCTATGCGCAACTCAGCCCCATACTCAGGGATTTGGACTGCCGTTGGATTTGTTTAAGATCTTATGTTGTTAACGCCG agATTGTCGATATTTTCTTCGTGGATACAACACCGTTCGTAGATAGATATTTTGATGAACCAAAGGACCATGTATATGATTGGAGAGGCGTATTACCGAGAAATAAATACCTTAACAGTCTCTTAAcg GATGTGGATGTGGCATTGCAAGAATCAATGGCTAAATGGAAAATAGTGGTAGGCCATCACACGATCAAAAGTGCAGGTCACCACGGAAATACCATAGAGCTTGAGAAACAACTTTTACCTATCCTCGAG GCTAATGAAGTGGATCTCTATATAAACGGGCATGATCATTGCTTGGAGCACATAAGCAGCATCAACAG tGGAATACAATTTATGACAAGTGGAGGTGGCTCCAAGGCGTGGAAAGGAGATGTGAATGATTGGAACCCACAAGAGATGAGGTTTTACTATGATGGACAAGGATTCATGTCGGTTTACACATCCGAAGCTGAACTACGCGTCGTTTTCTATGATGGTCTTGGTCACGTTTTGCATCGATGGAGCACTCTTAAGAATGGGGTTTATTCCGATATCTAA
- a CDS encoding DNAse I-like superfamily protein, which yields MLGSYREVMWPRLVANKILRKSLGSNNFVADFPPNTDQKLIEASGLADERSKSILHNQHKTTLLNYKVFVSTWNVGGIVPDDGLDMEDLLETHKTPCDIYVLGFQEVVPLRASNVLGSDNNKVSTKWNSLIRDALNKRARPHRDEDLSESKGINGISQDFRCIISKQMVGILITVWVRGDLWPYIRYPSVSCVGCGIMGCLGNKGSVSVRFQLHETTFCFVCSHLASGGRDRDERQRNSDVNEILARSSFPRGSSLDLPKKILDHDRVIFLGDLNYRISLPEEKTRLLVESKKWNILLENDQLRMEIMNGQIFRGWQEGIVKFAPTYKYVPNSDLYYGCITYKKDEKKRAPAWCDRIIWYGNGLKQHEYTRGETKISDHRPVKAIFTTEITVTRRGKKIRNFFFSDRFEERIGDIDSKDYSWIST from the exons ATGCTTGGAAGCTATAGAGAA GTTATGTGGCCAAGACTTGTGGCCAACAAGATCCTAAGGAAAAGCCTCGGGAGCAACAACTTCGTTGCCGATTTCCCACCTAATACTGATCAGAAGCTTATAGAAGCTTCCGGATTAGCTGATGAACGATCTAAATCAATTCTCCACAACCAACACAAAACCACTCTTCTCAACTACAA ggtttttgtaAGCACATGGAACGTGGGTGGTATCGTACCGGACGATGGACTTGACATGGAGGATCTACTGGAAACACATAAAACACCGTGCGACATATACGTGCTTGG GTTTCAAGAGGTTGTGCCTCTACGAGCTTCGAATGTTTTGGGATCAGATAACAACAAAGTCTCTACAAAATGGAACTCTTTGATAAGAGATGCTTTGAACAAGAGAGCAAGACCTCATCGAGACGAAGACTTGTCGGAATCAAAGGGCATTAATGGTATTTCACAAGATTTTAGATGTATCATAAGTAAACAGATGGTCGGAATCTTGATCACCGTTTGGGTCCGAGGTGATCTCTGGCCGTACATCCGTTATCCTAGCGTTTCATGCGTTGGTTGCGGCATCATGGGTTGCTTAGGAAACAAG GGATCAGTATCGGTTAGATTTCAATTGCACGAAACGACATTTTGTTTCGTTTGTAGCCATCTAGCTTCTGGTGGCCGCGACCGAGATGAAAGACAGAGAAACTCCGACGTCAACGAGATCTTAGCTAGATCTAGTTTTCCTCGAGGCTCATCTCTAGATTTACCCAAAAAGATCCTTGATCACGA TCGGGTGATTTTTTTGGGAGACTTGAATTATAGAATTTCATTACCGGAGGAGAAGACAAGATTATTGGTGGAAAGCAAAAAATGGAACATCTTACTAGAAAATGATCAg cTGAGGATGGAGATCATGAACGGCCAGATTTTCAGAGGGTGGCAAGAAGGAATTGTCAAATTTGCTCCAACGTATAAATACGTTCCAAATTCGGATTTATATTACGGATGCATTACATACAAAAAAGACGAGAAGAAACGAGCTCCTGCATG GTGTGATCGAATAATATGGTACGGAAATGGACTGAAGCAACATGAATATACAAGAGGAGAAACGAAGATATCTGATCATAGGCCTGTCAAAGCAATTTTCACCACAGAAATTACTGTAACACGGCGTGGTAAAAAGATTcgtaatttctttttctcggacagatttgaagaaagaattgGTGACATAGATTCTAAAGACTACTCGTGGATATCTACATAG
- a CDS encoding DNAse I-like superfamily protein — protein sequence MWPRLVANKILRKSLGSNNFVADFPPNTDQKLIEASGLADERSKSILHNQHKTTLLNYKVFVSTWNVGGIVPDDGLDMEDLLETHKTPCDIYVLGFQEVVPLRASNVLGSDNNKVSTKWNSLIRDALNKRARPHRDEDLSESKGINGISQDFRCIISKQMVGILITVWVRGDLWPYIRYPSVSCVGCGIMGCLGNKGSVSVRFQLHETTFCFVCSHLASGGRDRDERQRNSDVNEILARSSFPRGSSLDLPKKILDHDRVIFLGDLNYRISLPEEKTRLLVESKKWNILLENDQIFRGWQEGIVKFAPTYKYVPNSDLYYGCITYKKDEKKRAPAWCDRIIWYGNGLKQHEYTRGETKISDHRPVKAIFTTEITVTRRGKKIRNFFFSDRFEERIGDIDSKDYSWIST from the exons ATGTGGCCAAGACTTGTGGCCAACAAGATCCTAAGGAAAAGCCTCGGGAGCAACAACTTCGTTGCCGATTTCCCACCTAATACTGATCAGAAGCTTATAGAAGCTTCCGGATTAGCTGATGAACGATCTAAATCAATTCTCCACAACCAACACAAAACCACTCTTCTCAACTACAA ggtttttgtaAGCACATGGAACGTGGGTGGTATCGTACCGGACGATGGACTTGACATGGAGGATCTACTGGAAACACATAAAACACCGTGCGACATATACGTGCTTGG GTTTCAAGAGGTTGTGCCTCTACGAGCTTCGAATGTTTTGGGATCAGATAACAACAAAGTCTCTACAAAATGGAACTCTTTGATAAGAGATGCTTTGAACAAGAGAGCAAGACCTCATCGAGACGAAGACTTGTCGGAATCAAAGGGCATTAATGGTATTTCACAAGATTTTAGATGTATCATAAGTAAACAGATGGTCGGAATCTTGATCACCGTTTGGGTCCGAGGTGATCTCTGGCCGTACATCCGTTATCCTAGCGTTTCATGCGTTGGTTGCGGCATCATGGGTTGCTTAGGAAACAAG GGATCAGTATCGGTTAGATTTCAATTGCACGAAACGACATTTTGTTTCGTTTGTAGCCATCTAGCTTCTGGTGGCCGCGACCGAGATGAAAGACAGAGAAACTCCGACGTCAACGAGATCTTAGCTAGATCTAGTTTTCCTCGAGGCTCATCTCTAGATTTACCCAAAAAGATCCTTGATCACGA TCGGGTGATTTTTTTGGGAGACTTGAATTATAGAATTTCATTACCGGAGGAGAAGACAAGATTATTGGTGGAAAGCAAAAAATGGAACATCTTACTAGAAAATGATCAg ATTTTCAGAGGGTGGCAAGAAGGAATTGTCAAATTTGCTCCAACGTATAAATACGTTCCAAATTCGGATTTATATTACGGATGCATTACATACAAAAAAGACGAGAAGAAACGAGCTCCTGCATG GTGTGATCGAATAATATGGTACGGAAATGGACTGAAGCAACATGAATATACAAGAGGAGAAACGAAGATATCTGATCATAGGCCTGTCAAAGCAATTTTCACCACAGAAATTACTGTAACACGGCGTGGTAAAAAGATTcgtaatttctttttctcggacagatttgaagaaagaattgGTGACATAGATTCTAAAGACTACTCGTGGATATCTACATAG